From the genome of Bactrocera oleae isolate idBacOlea1 chromosome 2, idBacOlea1, whole genome shotgun sequence, one region includes:
- the Men-b gene encoding NADP-dependent malic enzyme isoform X2, translating to MLSRPILHGNLSKICAASRPATAAASPVARQITTSDSRSFHDVVGDLLCPSGVRGIDHLRDPRLNKGLAFTLEERQTLGIHGLQPARFKTQEEQLELCKIAVSRYTEPLNKYLYLVDLQDRNERLFYRFLAENIEHLMPIVYTPTVGLACQRFGLIYRRPRGLFISYNDRGYVFDVIKNWPESDVRAICVTDGERILGLGDLGANGMGICVGKLALYTALAGIKPHRCLPILLDVGTNNIDLLEDPLYVGLRQKRVVGKEYDDFFDEFMEAIVKRYGQNTLIQFEDFGNHNAFRFLERYRNSYCTFNDDIQGTAAVAMGGIYASTRVTGKSITDYTFLFAGAGEAAVGIADLVVKAMVADGVPKDEARQKIWMADINGLLTTTRKEGSLSDHQKNYAKDVEPMKNLQEIVEKVKPNVLIGASAAAGIFTPEILKIMATNNERPVVFALSNPTHKAECTAEQAYKNTEGRVVFSSGSPFPPVEMNGKTFSPGQGNNAYIFPGIALGVITTGTHHISDDMFLIAARELANFVDQSDLDRGSLYPPLNAVREVSMRIAEGVTKCAYDKGLASTYPEPSDKRKWLEDQLYNFNYESSMPVTWPWPRMPYVKTRPLEPTILFSDSK from the exons ATGCTTTCACGTCCAAT TTTGCATGGAAATCTTTCGAAAATATGTGCGGCATCTCGTCCTGCTACTGCTGCTGCCTCGCCCGTGGCACGTCAAATAACTACGTCCGATAGCAGATCGTTTCACGATGTTGTCGGCGATTTGCTGTGTCCCTCCGGTGTACGTGGTATTGATCATCTGAGAGATCCTCGTTTAAATAAG GGCCTCGCCTTCACACTAGAAGAACGTCAAACTTTGGGCATACATGGTCTGCAACCTGCTCGCTTCAAGACGCAAGAAGAACAACTGGAACTGTGTAAAATTGCCGTGAGCCGTTATACGGAACCGTTGAACAAATATCTATATCTAGTAGATCTGCAAGATCGTAACGAGCGCTTGTTCTACCGTTTCTTGGCGGAGAATATCGAGCACCTCATGCCCATTGTATACACACCCACAGTGGGTTTGGCTTGTCAACGTTTCGGTTTGATCTACCGTAGACCACGTGGTCTCTTCATCAGCTATAACGATCGTGGATATGTTTTTGATGTCATCAAAAACTG GCCTGAGTCCGATGTGCGCGCGATTTGTGTAACCGACGGCGAACGTATTTTGGGTTTGGGTGATTTGGGTGCCAACGGCATGGGTATTTGTGTCGGCAAGCTGGCTCTTTACACCGCTTTGGCTGGCATCAAACCTCATCGCTGCCTGCCAATCCTACTCGATGTGGGTACAAACAACATTGACCTGCTGGAAGATCCATTGTATGTGGGTCTGAGGCAGAAGCGTGTTGTCGGCAAAGAGTACGACGACTTTTTCGATGAATTCATGGAAGCTATTGTCAAACGCTACGGCCAGAATACCTTGATTCAATTCGAAGATTTCGGCAATCACAATGCATTTAGATTCCTCGAAAGATACCGTAACAGTTATTGCACCTTCAACGATGACATCCAGGGTACCGCTGCTGTTGCCATGGGTGGCATTTATGCTTCCACACGTGTAACGGGCAAGAGCATTACGGATTACACGTTCCTATTTGCTGGCGCTGGCGAGGCTGCCGTCGGTATTGCGGATCTCGTTGTAAAAGCCATGGTTGCAGACGGTGTGCCCAAAGAC GAAGCCAGACAAAAGATCTGGATGGCCGACATTAACGGTCTCTTGACAACAACCCGTAAGGAAGGTTCCTTGTCTGATCATCAGAAAAACTATGCTAAAGACGTTGAGCCCATGAAAAACTTGCAAGAGATTGTGGAGAAAGTAAAACCAAAT GTGCTTATTGGTGCTTCTGCCGCTGCTGGCATCTTCACAcctgaaatattgaaaatcatgGCCACCAACAATGAACGCCCTGTCGTGTTTGCCCTCTCCAACCCAACCCATAAAGCCGAATGTACTGCAGAGCAGGCATACAAAAATACCGAG GGTCGCGTCGTATTCTCATCCGGTTCACCATTCCCTCCAGTGGAGATGAATGGCAAAACTTTCTCCCCTGGTCAGGGTAACAATGCCTATATTTTCCCAGGTATTGCATTGGGCGTTATCACCACCGGCACACACCACATCTCCGATGACATGTTCCTTATTGCCGCACGAGAATTGGCTAACTTTGTTGACCAAAGTGATTTGGATCGCGGCTCCCTCTATCCACCATTGAATGCTGTGCGTGAGGTGTCAATGCGCATTGCTGAAGGCGTTACCAAGTGTGCTTATGACAAGG GTTTGGCCTCCACTTACCCCGAGCCATCGGACAAACGCAAGTGGTTGGAGGATCAACTCTACAACTTCAACTATGAGTCGTCAATGCCCGTGACGTGGCCGTGGCCTAGGATGCCATATGTGAAGACTCGCCCATTGGAACCCACCATTCTCTTCAGTGATTCAA AGTAA
- the Men-b gene encoding NADP-dependent malic enzyme isoform X1 has protein sequence MKLPEDLLAKIVKKPASLHGNLSKICAASRPATAAASPVARQITTSDSRSFHDVVGDLLCPSGVRGIDHLRDPRLNKGLAFTLEERQTLGIHGLQPARFKTQEEQLELCKIAVSRYTEPLNKYLYLVDLQDRNERLFYRFLAENIEHLMPIVYTPTVGLACQRFGLIYRRPRGLFISYNDRGYVFDVIKNWPESDVRAICVTDGERILGLGDLGANGMGICVGKLALYTALAGIKPHRCLPILLDVGTNNIDLLEDPLYVGLRQKRVVGKEYDDFFDEFMEAIVKRYGQNTLIQFEDFGNHNAFRFLERYRNSYCTFNDDIQGTAAVAMGGIYASTRVTGKSITDYTFLFAGAGEAAVGIADLVVKAMVADGVPKDEARQKIWMADINGLLTTTRKEGSLSDHQKNYAKDVEPMKNLQEIVEKVKPNVLIGASAAAGIFTPEILKIMATNNERPVVFALSNPTHKAECTAEQAYKNTEGRVVFSSGSPFPPVEMNGKTFSPGQGNNAYIFPGIALGVITTGTHHISDDMFLIAARELANFVDQSDLDRGSLYPPLNAVREVSMRIAEGVTKCAYDKGLASTYPEPSDKRKWLEDQLYNFNYESSMPVTWPWPRMPYVKTRPLEPTILFSDSK, from the exons ATGAAGTTGCCCGAGGACTTGCTGGCGAAAATCGTGAAAAAACCTGCAAG TTTGCATGGAAATCTTTCGAAAATATGTGCGGCATCTCGTCCTGCTACTGCTGCTGCCTCGCCCGTGGCACGTCAAATAACTACGTCCGATAGCAGATCGTTTCACGATGTTGTCGGCGATTTGCTGTGTCCCTCCGGTGTACGTGGTATTGATCATCTGAGAGATCCTCGTTTAAATAAG GGCCTCGCCTTCACACTAGAAGAACGTCAAACTTTGGGCATACATGGTCTGCAACCTGCTCGCTTCAAGACGCAAGAAGAACAACTGGAACTGTGTAAAATTGCCGTGAGCCGTTATACGGAACCGTTGAACAAATATCTATATCTAGTAGATCTGCAAGATCGTAACGAGCGCTTGTTCTACCGTTTCTTGGCGGAGAATATCGAGCACCTCATGCCCATTGTATACACACCCACAGTGGGTTTGGCTTGTCAACGTTTCGGTTTGATCTACCGTAGACCACGTGGTCTCTTCATCAGCTATAACGATCGTGGATATGTTTTTGATGTCATCAAAAACTG GCCTGAGTCCGATGTGCGCGCGATTTGTGTAACCGACGGCGAACGTATTTTGGGTTTGGGTGATTTGGGTGCCAACGGCATGGGTATTTGTGTCGGCAAGCTGGCTCTTTACACCGCTTTGGCTGGCATCAAACCTCATCGCTGCCTGCCAATCCTACTCGATGTGGGTACAAACAACATTGACCTGCTGGAAGATCCATTGTATGTGGGTCTGAGGCAGAAGCGTGTTGTCGGCAAAGAGTACGACGACTTTTTCGATGAATTCATGGAAGCTATTGTCAAACGCTACGGCCAGAATACCTTGATTCAATTCGAAGATTTCGGCAATCACAATGCATTTAGATTCCTCGAAAGATACCGTAACAGTTATTGCACCTTCAACGATGACATCCAGGGTACCGCTGCTGTTGCCATGGGTGGCATTTATGCTTCCACACGTGTAACGGGCAAGAGCATTACGGATTACACGTTCCTATTTGCTGGCGCTGGCGAGGCTGCCGTCGGTATTGCGGATCTCGTTGTAAAAGCCATGGTTGCAGACGGTGTGCCCAAAGAC GAAGCCAGACAAAAGATCTGGATGGCCGACATTAACGGTCTCTTGACAACAACCCGTAAGGAAGGTTCCTTGTCTGATCATCAGAAAAACTATGCTAAAGACGTTGAGCCCATGAAAAACTTGCAAGAGATTGTGGAGAAAGTAAAACCAAAT GTGCTTATTGGTGCTTCTGCCGCTGCTGGCATCTTCACAcctgaaatattgaaaatcatgGCCACCAACAATGAACGCCCTGTCGTGTTTGCCCTCTCCAACCCAACCCATAAAGCCGAATGTACTGCAGAGCAGGCATACAAAAATACCGAG GGTCGCGTCGTATTCTCATCCGGTTCACCATTCCCTCCAGTGGAGATGAATGGCAAAACTTTCTCCCCTGGTCAGGGTAACAATGCCTATATTTTCCCAGGTATTGCATTGGGCGTTATCACCACCGGCACACACCACATCTCCGATGACATGTTCCTTATTGCCGCACGAGAATTGGCTAACTTTGTTGACCAAAGTGATTTGGATCGCGGCTCCCTCTATCCACCATTGAATGCTGTGCGTGAGGTGTCAATGCGCATTGCTGAAGGCGTTACCAAGTGTGCTTATGACAAGG GTTTGGCCTCCACTTACCCCGAGCCATCGGACAAACGCAAGTGGTTGGAGGATCAACTCTACAACTTCAACTATGAGTCGTCAATGCCCGTGACGTGGCCGTGGCCTAGGATGCCATATGTGAAGACTCGCCCATTGGAACCCACCATTCTCTTCAGTGATTCAA AGTAA
- the DNAlig3 gene encoding DNA ligase 3 yields MLKSIQINLFTKHFATLIRASRLFTKEMSKNQDNRLETFRHICDEIGEERSYNNKSQLLKEFLHKGSDRKSFKGDTLLWIRMLIPGASQRVYNLQNKQMLKLFSRIFVCELQEMQRELEQDGDVSETLRKYFESSKQVKPQTESTLYLQDVEEFLIKLEQRTKEDEQTDLLRHLCKQATSLDLRTIIRLIKQDLRINAGARHILDAFGPLAYPAYQSSRDLEAVVKQFAGTGKQQVASPIKATKATGQIGCVQVMTPISPMLANACKSVEEAFKKCPNGLYTEIKYDGERVQIHKQGSEFKFFSRNLKPVMDHKIKRFHELIPKAFPGGGDMILDSEIILVDTITGSLLPFGTLGAHKKKEFSHAEVCIFTFDCLLYKGEDLTNVPFHKRRKILEENINPIKSCVELSESQFLKTKSEVSLMTAKVLKANLEGVVLKNPNGTYQPGKRGWLKVKKDYLFGGKMADTADLVVLGAWFGSGKKGGILSIFLMGCYDTRDRLWKTVTKVHSGLDDAENEQVHEELMNLMERADPNQVPTWLLCKKALVPDFLAKVPNKMPVWEITGAEFTKSEAHTAAGISIRFPRITRLRVDKSADHANDLEYLQKLFEASKNDVNVDLLLSNCDDKNGVVNVKIEEIDSKINLTPKKNRKNDNEDDALPGSSVKLKRKADELEKKFSENKKRKTQSPNVKTENAAAMVKIEGKHSKQTKLDFSSLVKKEDKFRDFVKNVNIKTESQTNQCSGEVKKESDIFSHLVAHFGSEVGDEQFKCAFVSNSGLVAKNPKDANIVFHATTLCSSDNFSEFRDHYKRTARHLSIDWLRDSLREGKCMAYPIYAVVLQ; encoded by the exons atgttaaaaagtatacaaattaatttatttacaaaacattTTGCCACCTTAATACGAGCAAGTCGATTATTTACGAAAGAAATGAGCAAAAATCAAGACAACCGGCTAGAGACATTTCGCCACATCTGTGATGAAATTGGTGAAGAGCgtagttacaacaacaaatcacaATTGTTGAAAGAGTTTTTACATAAAGGATCAGATCGGAAAAGTTTTAAAGGAGATACGCTACTGTGGATACGAATGCTAATACCTGGCGCTAGTCAACGCGtctacaatttacaaaacaaacaaatgttaaaGTTGTTTTCTCGTATATTTGTTTGTGAGCTGCAGGAGATGCAGCGTGAACTGGAGCAAG atggtgATGTTTCCGAAACATTGCGCAAATACTTTGAGTCATCAAAACAAGTAAAACCGCAAACAGAAAGTACACTTTATCTTCAAGACGTTGAAGAGTTTCTTATAAAACTTGAACAGCGCACAAAAGAGGACGAACAGACCGATCTGCTGCGGCATTTATGCAAGCAAGCAACTTCTTTGGACTTAAGAACG ATTATACGTCTAATCAAGCAAGACCTGCGTATAAATGCCGGAGCGCGTCACATTCTCGACGCATTTGGACCACTCGCCTACCCTGCCTATCAATCGTCTCGAGATTTGGAAGCAGTCGTCAAACAATTTGCTGGTACAGGGAAACAACAAGTAGCATCACCCATCAAAGCAActaaa gCAACTGGTCAAATTGGTTGCGTACAAGTAATGACACCCATTTCTCCTATGCTGGCTAATGCCTGCAAATCCGTGGAAGaagcttttaaaaaatgtcCAAACGGCTTATATACTGAAATAAAGTACGATGGAGAGCGCGTGCAAATACACAAACAAGGGAGCGAGTTCAA GTTCTTCAGTAGAAATTTAAAGCCTGTGATGGACCATAAAATCAAACGATTCCATGAACTCATACCGAAG GCTTTTCCAGGAGGCGGCGATATGATTTTGgattcagaaatcattttagtcGATACCATAACTGGTAGTTTACTGCCATTCGGTACTTTAGGTGCGCATAAAAAGAAAGAATTTTCACACGCAGAGGTGTGCATTTTCACTTTTGACTGTCTACTCTATAAAGGAGAGGATTTAACAAACGT ACCTTTCCATAAACGCAGAAAAATATTGGAGGAAAATATAAATCCCATAAAATCTTGTGTTGAGCTTTCAGAAAGTCAATTTCTAAAAACCAAGAGCGAGGTATCACTTATGACCGCTAAg gtCTTAAAAGCCAATCTCGAAGGTGTGGTGTTGAAGAATCCAAATGGGACCTACCAACCCGGCAAACGTGGTTGGCTGAAAGTCAAGAAGGACTACCTCTTTGGCGGCAAAATGGCCGATACTGCAGATTTGGTTGTGTTGGGCGCTTGGTTTGGTTCCGGCAAAAAAGGCGGTATTTTGAGCATATTCCTAATGGGCTGCTATGACACTAGAGATAGACTCTGGAAGACTGTTACCAAGGTACACTCCGGCCTAGATGATGCCGAAAATGAACAAGTGCATGAGGAGCTTATGAATCTAATGGAGCGTGCTGATCCAAATCAAGTACCCACATGGCTATTATGCAAAAAAGCTCTAGTGCCTGATTTTTTAGCAAAAGTGCCGAATAAAATGCCCGTTTGGGAGATAACGGGTGCAGAGTTCACCAAATCGGAGGCACACACTGCGGCCGGGATTTCAATACGATTTCCGCGCATAACAAGGCTTCGCGTGGACAAATCTGCCGACCATGCAAATGATTTGGAATATCTGCAGAAACTTTTTGAAGCCTCAAAAAATGATGTGAATGTTGatttgttgctttcaaattgtGATGATAAGAATGGTGTAGTAAATgtaaaaattgaagaaatagaCTCCAAAATTAATCTAACGCCAAAGAAAAATCGCAAAAATGACAATGAAGACGATGCATTGCCAGGAAGTAGCGTTAAGTTGAAGAGAAAAGCTGACGAGTTGGAGAAAAAATTTAGCGAAAATAAAAAGAGGAAAACGCAGAGTCCAAACGTGAAGACGGAAAATGCTGCAGCCATGGTGAAGATTGAAGGAAAGCACAGTAAACAAACGAAATTGGATTTTAGTTCGCTCGTCAAGAAAGAAGATAAATTTCGTGATTTCGTTAAGAATGTCAACATAAAGACAGAATCTCAAACTAATCAATGCAGTGGGGAGGTGAAAAAAGAAAGTGACATATTTAGTCATTTAGTGGCACACTTTGGCAGCGAAGTAGGCGATGAGCAGTTCAAGTGTGCTTTTGTGTCGAACAGTGGTTTAGTGGCTAAAAATCCAAAAGATGCGAATATTGTGTTCCACGCAACTACATTATGCTCCAGCGATAACTTCAGTGAATTTAG